Below is a genomic region from Granulicella sp. L56.
CTTACGCTCCTGCTTGGCGCGGAGATCAATAGCCAGATCGAGATGGCTGCCGCAGAGAAGCGGCTGCTTGCTGCTCGGCCTTCATCGTCTTCGTCGCCCAAGCCTCATACGTCAGGCGATCCTTCTCCGCAGTCCATGTCGCCTCGGGAAGCACCATCAAATTCTCCCGCTTGATTCCAGGAAAGCCCGTTCCCAGTGCGTCCAGCCCACCCTCCCTGTCCTCGCGGATGTAGTTTTTCGCGATGTAGACGTTGTTCGCCTTTGCCCAGGTGCTTACATGTGTAACAGGAACAGTGGCAATATATTTTGCGGTCCAGTTCGAAAAGTGGATTTGCTTTTCAAGCCATTCAACGCCATCGCGGTCTACCCAAGAAGTGCGATGGCTGATGCCGGGATAAAAGACCGTTGTGAACATATCCTTCTCTGTTCCTCGAAGGGCTATGGCTCGCGCACGCGTGTCGGCAAACCAGTCCGGGTCGTGATGGGGGATATCCATGACCGTATCCGCTAATCCATTCATCACATACATCGGGCCACGGTCGGCGTTGAGCGCGTAAAGTATCGCTCCACGGTCTCCCAGCACACGCAGCGATTGGTAAGGCGGCCCCTGGCAGGGAAGCTTATTCGCGTCGAAGTATCCTGGTTCGACTCCGTCGTAGTCGCCGCCTCCGCTCAGAAGTACAGCATGAATTTGCGGATCGATCGCTCCGGTAATCCCTGTGATAAACGAACCCATCGAGTAGCCCACGGTGGCAATTCGCTTTTTGTCGACCTCGGGCCTTTGTGCGAGATAAGCGACGGCCTGCATGACATCCACTTGCATCAGGCCAGCCAGTCGTTGCCCCCAATCGATCCGCGGCAGCCCTGCCGGAGGATCGACCCATCTGTCGTGCGATCCTGCCTGCGACTTTTTGTCGATGTTTCGCTCGCCTTCGCCGATTGGATCGTACGTCACTACCATTGCTCCGGCGCGGGCGAAGAGCATTCCGCTATAAAACGCATACCAACTGAACTTGTCGCCGCCGTGTCCATTGACGACGACGATGCCGGGCAGCTTGCCCTTCCACTTTTCGGGCCGGTAGACGATTGCAGGCACCAACATGCCGTCCGCCGTTTGATAGGTCACGCGCTCGGCGATGACTCCGGGCATGGGAGAAAAGCTGGACCAGGTCTTGGCCTCGAGTTTTGGCAGGACTGCCGGAATATAGAGTTGCTTGCGAATTGTCTGCCGCCATCCCTCGTCTCTCGCGGCCCGTTGCGGCGCCGTCAGCGGCGTTGCGGCTTGAACGCAAGCGGTTCCTGTCAAAACAACGATTGCCAGAGCCAGTCGCAAATGCCTCACTCATTCCCCCAAATCTCTTCTATAAATTGTAGGCGCGATAGAATCGCACAACGACTATGAATCTCTACGCTGCCGTTCTGGGCATTATCGTCCTCACGCTCCTTGCTGTCTCGCTGGGGAGTCTTCGCAATGTCAGGACCAAGGCCGACTATCTTGTCGCTGGACGTTCGCTATCGGCGTTTGTTCTGGTCTTCACGCTTTTGTGCAGTTGGATTGGATCGGGCTCTCTGCTGGGGGGGGCGGAGAATGCTTACCGGCATGGGTTTGCTGCGTTGTGGCAGGCGGGCGGAGGATGGGCCGGTCTGTTGCTCATCTATTTCATCGCGCCGCGTGCCCGCAAGTTTGCCCAGTTCACTATTCCCGATCTGCTTGAGGCCCGTTATAGCCAGACTGCCCGTGTGCTTGGCGTCATTGCCATTCTTTTCACCTACACGGCGGTTACCAGTTATCAGTTTGTCGGTGGCGGCGATATTCTGCATCTCGTCTTTCCCACGTTTATTACTCCTGTTCTTGGCCAATACATACTTGCTGCCTTTGTCATTGTCTTTACCGCGATTGCGGGAATGGCATCGGTAGCTTATATGGACGTGGCTATCGGCCTGCTCGCTACTTTCACGTTGATCGTTGCGCTGCCGGTGCTTATGCATCGTGCCGGTGGCTGGAGCGCTCTTCATGCAGCTCTGCCTGCAACACATTTTCAGGTGCTTGGCGACCTGAGTTTTGCGCAGGCGATGGAACTCTTTCTGCCGACCTGCCTGCTATTGCTCGGCAACCAGTCCATGTATCAGAAGTTTTTCTCGGCGAAGTCGGAAAAAGCGGCGACTCGCGCCGTGGTTGGCTGGATTATTGGCACGGTGATTTTGGAGACGGTGATTGTGGCGATTGCCGTTGTTGGCTCTGCGCTCTTTCCCGCAGGAGAGGTGCATGATCGTCCGAGAGAGATTCTTGCCTATTGCGGACTTCATGGCTTCGCCGGGTCGAGGTTACTCGAGATCCTTGGGGCGCTGCTGGTCGGAGCTATTTTTGCCAAGATTATCTCTACTGCCAATAACTGGCTTTTTTCTCCTGCGACCAACCTTATTAATGATATTTTTCTGCGCTATATCTCGCCTGATTCCTCGAATAAGCGGACGCTGGCCATTAGCCGTTTGATGGTTGTGCTTCTAGGGCTATGGGCGCTCTACCAGTCGCTGCATGTTCAATCGGTGCTGAAGAAATCTCTTTATGCCTATACG
It encodes:
- a CDS encoding sodium:solute symporter, giving the protein MNLYAAVLGIIVLTLLAVSLGSLRNVRTKADYLVAGRSLSAFVLVFTLLCSWIGSGSLLGGAENAYRHGFAALWQAGGGWAGLLLIYFIAPRARKFAQFTIPDLLEARYSQTARVLGVIAILFTYTAVTSYQFVGGGDILHLVFPTFITPVLGQYILAAFVIVFTAIAGMASVAYMDVAIGLLATFTLIVALPVLMHRAGGWSALHAALPATHFQVLGDLSFAQAMELFLPTCLLLLGNQSMYQKFFSAKSEKAATRAVVGWIIGTVILETVIVAIAVVGSALFPAGEVHDRPREILAYCGLHGFAGSRLLEILGALLVGAIFAKIISTANNWLFSPATNLINDIFLRYISPDSSNKRTLAISRLMVVLLGLWALYQSLHVQSVLKKSLYAYTIYSAALTPVILAAFFWKRATASAAVASIAVGTVVTISWDTSFVHAHVPAILAQRDAIFPALFASLVALIIISLLTPPPSSAQLQPFSES